TTATAAAAGAATAAAATAATAGATATAAATGAGGATAAATAATATTTTAATTTCACAACCTCTTACAGGTGGCTCTGATTCACCATATTTAGAACTTTGTAAAAATAAAAATATCAATATTGATTTTAGATCTTTTATAGAAATTAAAGGAGCATCGTCTAGTGATATAAGAAAACAAAAAATAAATTTTTCTGATTTTACTGTAATACTTTTTATAAGTAAAAAATCTGTAGATCATTATTTTAGATTAGCTGAATCTATGCGTTTTAAAGTTCCTATTTCTATGAAATATATTTGCCAAACGGAAAAAATTGCTTATTATTTACAAAAATATATTATATATAGAAAAAGAAAAATTTATATTGGAAACAAATCATTTAAAGATATATTACCATATATTAAAAAATATCCAAAAGAAAAATTTATTTTACCTTCTTCAGATATTTTAAAACCAGAAATTCCAAATATGTTAAATAAATTAAATATTTTTTGGAGAAGAGCAATATTATATAAAATTACTTATAGTGATTTATCTGATTTAAAACATATATATTATGATATTTTAGTTTTTTTTAATCCATCAGAAATTAAATCTTTATTTAAAAATTTTCCTGATTTTGATCAAAATGGAATAAAAATTGCAACTTTTGGTCAAAATACTTTAGATACTGCTTATAAAGCAGGATTAAAAATAGATATAAAAGTTCCAACTCCAGAATTCCCTTCCATGTTCATGGCTTTAGAAAAATATATTATATCAAAAAATTATAAATATAATATTAAATAATTTAAAAAAAATAAAATATAATATATATTATTCTACTGTTACTGATTTTGCTAAATTTCTCGGTTGATCAACATTTTCTCCTCGTATATAAGCTATTTGATAAGCTAATAATTGAAGAGGAATAACAGTAATTAAAGGACTTAATTCTTCTGAACTATTAGGAATTTTTATAACGTGATCTGCTAATGTACTAACTTGAATATCTCCTTCATTAACTATAGCTATTATTTTACCTTTTCTAGCTTTTATTTCTTGAATATTTCCTATTATTTTATTATAACATCCTTTTTTTGTTGCGATAATTACTACTGGCATATTTTCGTCTATTAAAGCAATAGGTCCATGTTTTATTTCTGCTGCAGGATAACCTTCTGCATGAATATAAGATATTTCTTTTAATTTCAAAGCTCCTTCTAAAGCTACTGGAAAATTAATTCCTCTACCTAAATAAAGAAAATTATTAACATTATGATATACTTTAGAAATTTTTTTTATA
The sequence above is a segment of the Blattabacterium cuenoti genome. Coding sequences within it:
- a CDS encoding uroporphyrinogen-III synthase is translated as MRINNILISQPLTGGSDSPYLELCKNKNINIDFRSFIEIKGASSSDIRKQKINFSDFTVILFISKKSVDHYFRLAESMRFKVPISMKYICQTEKIAYYLQKYIIYRKRKIYIGNKSFKDILPYIKKYPKEKFILPSSDILKPEIPNMLNKLNIFWRRAILYKITYSDLSDLKHIYYDILVFFNPSEIKSLFKNFPDFDQNGIKIATFGQNTLDTAYKAGLKIDIKVPTPEFPSMFMALEKYIISKNYKYNIK